The genome window CGCCCGAACGACCTGCGCAAGAGAGCGCGCCGGGGACCGCGGAAGCGCTGACGAGCGGCCATGGCCGTCCCGATCTCCTGACGCCTTACGTTGCACCGCGTGACGAGATCGAAGAGCGGCTGACGGCGCTGTGGGTCGATCTCTTGGCGACGGAGTCGATCGGGGTCCATGACAGCTTTCTCGAACTCGGCGGCAATTCGCTCATGGCCACCGATCTCGCCTACCGCGTGCATTCGGCCTTCGGGCGCATTCTTCCCCTGCAAGATTTCTTCGCGGCCCCAACGATCTCGGGGCTGGCGGAAACACTGAGACGCGAGGCCGGCGCGAGTGGCGACGCAGGTCTCACCTGCTCCGCGGAGTCACAGATCGCGACGATCTCACCGTGAACGGAGCCGAGAGGATGACGGCACACATCCGCGAGACGATGGGTCTCGCAGCAGACGAACAGGGAGAGCTGGGAATGGAAACTGTCGGCACGATAGGAGCGGGCACGATTGGAACGGGGGTCGCCCAGGCGCTCGCGATGGCTGGCAACGAGGTCATCCTCGTCGATGTCTCGGAGGAGAAGCTCGACCGTTCTCTTCGCGAGATGCGCCGCGGGTTGCGTTCCCTGAAGCTTCTCGGAGTGACCGCCGAGGTGCCGGATCCGAAGGAGGTTCTCGGCCGGATCACACCGACGATCGAGTTGGCGAAGGTCGCTGCCGCCTCGTTCGTGATCGAGAATGCGACCGAGAACTGGGCCATCAAGGAGGCAATCTATCGCGAGCTACGCACGACGTGTAGCCCCGAAACGACTTTCGGCGTCAACACCTCCGCGATCCCGATCACCAAGATCGCTTCGCTGATGGATCGGCCCGACAACGTCGTGGGCATGCACTTCATGAATCCCGTTCCCATGAAGCCGATGGTCGAGGTGATCCGCGGTCACCATACGTCGGACCAGACCGTGAAGCGTGCGCGTGATCTGGTGGCGGGAATGGACAAGCAGTCGATCGTGGTGAACGACTCGCCGGGCTTCGTGACCAACCGGGTGATGATGCTGACCGTCAACGAGGCGATCTTTCTCTTGCACGAGGGAGTCGCGTCGACGCCTGAGGACATCGATCGCCTGTTCAAGACTTGTTTCGGACACAAGATGGGGCCCCTCGAGACCGCCGATCTGATTGGTCTCGACACGGTCCTCTACTCGATCGAGATGCTCTACGAGAACCTGAACGACGACAAGTATCGGCCGTGCCCGCTGTTGCGGAAGATGGTCTCGGCCAATCTGCTCGGCCAGAAGTCGGGCGAAGGATTCTACAAGCACTTCCAGGCAGCCGCCTGAAGAAAGGAGAATGAGATGACGACGCAAATGATCAATGACAGGCTGCGCGCCTTTTTCCTGAGTTCCTTTGAGAACCGCGAGTTGGGGGAAGACGAGGACATCTTCTCGCAGGGGTTTGGGAACTCGTTGTTCGCGATGCAGCTGGTGGA of Candidatus Binatia bacterium contains these proteins:
- a CDS encoding 3-hydroxyacyl-CoA dehydrogenase NAD-binding domain-containing protein, with amino-acid sequence MTAHIRETMGLAADEQGELGMETVGTIGAGTIGTGVAQALAMAGNEVILVDVSEEKLDRSLREMRRGLRSLKLLGVTAEVPDPKEVLGRITPTIELAKVAAASFVIENATENWAIKEAIYRELRTTCSPETTFGVNTSAIPITKIASLMDRPDNVVGMHFMNPVPMKPMVEVIRGHHTSDQTVKRARDLVAGMDKQSIVVNDSPGFVTNRVMMLTVNEAIFLLHEGVASTPEDIDRLFKTCFGHKMGPLETADLIGLDTVLYSIEMLYENLNDDKYRPCPLLRKMVSANLLGQKSGEGFYKHFQAAA
- a CDS encoding phosphopantetheine-binding protein, which produces MTTQMINDRLRAFFLSSFENRELGEDEDIFSQGFGNSLFAMQLVEFLEVEFNLEIDNDDLDLDNFRTMDRISTLVSRKIQAMAAA